In the Sarcophilus harrisii chromosome 1, mSarHar1.11, whole genome shotgun sequence genome, one interval contains:
- the PGAP6 gene encoding post-GPI attachment to proteins factor 6 isoform X2, translated as MLLRWLLQAFKGPGSECTDVEITVHFRYGAPPVINPLGTKFPANTTVRPSFSIKLIHNNTIINVSNPAPGDWFIAAHLPRSPQKIEVKGVASPCTYIFQPDMLVLRLTDVTILEPNISLSQTLSGSQLRHFKVFIPKYTLDLQLELRSCVSNGSQVCPVHLVVGPNTLPQSFQKVFSCTDQQEPCRLLLSAPPWDTWLQVTAEGRAEPNVSVTFDAVASFTACQPGSLGPLVITYASLNQSLNASSASLSMGRSPWHLGKRTGVGSSPFSPVGDFRNASALSGFCLLSYPVIREELDVFSVRFWPLSGSGITVWSRLPTLFPINLNTGMDSGSTFIVSLKLNTTLGSNVSVVGCLSATSPVLSLNTSHNCTTAFFEGYSLYLSDSSREAMLSVPYPETGNWYLSLQLICPKNLSECQQVRASVETSLSLSPCFNDCGPYGQCRLLRRHGYLYASCTCKAGWQGWSCTDDSKAQTVAQQNLATLLLTLSNLMFLLPVTVAVCRHYLVEASVYSYTMFFSTFYHACDQPGVAVLCIMDYDTLQYCDFLGSVVSIWVTILCMSRVKTFVKYVLFILGTLIIAMSLQLDRRGIWNMMGPCLFALIIMISMWVYRCIHRHHCYPTSWKRWAFYLLPGISLAFVAIAIYTFMGTNDNYFYTHSIWHVLMASSVAFLLPPREKNIEPWAWSQKLTCRYQLCKNTQEELYAVT; from the exons ATGCTGCTCCGTTGGCTGCTACAGGCATTCAAGGGCCCAGGCTCTGAGTGCACAGATGTGGAGATCACCGT CCACTTCCGTTATGGTGCTCCTCCGGTCATCAACCCTCTGGGCACTAAGTTCCCAGCCAACACCACAGTCCGGCCCTCATTTTCTATAAAGTTAATTCACAACAACACTATCATCAATGTCTCCAACCCTGCGCCTGGCGACTGGTTCATCGCAGCCCATTTGCCCCGCTCACCCCAGAAAATAGAAGTAAAG GGCGTGGCCTCCCCCTGTACCTACATCTTCCAACCAGACATGCTGGTGCTCCGACTGACTGATGTTACCATTCTAGAGCCCAACATATCCCTCTCGCAGACCCTCTCTGGCTCCCAATTGAGACATTTCAA GGTCTTCATCCCAAAGTACACCTTAGACCTCCAACTGGAGCTGAGGAGCTGTGTGTCTAATGGGAGCCAGGTCTGTCCAGTACACCTCGTTGTTGGGCCCAACACCCTGCCCCAGTCCTTTCAGAAGGTCTTCAGCTGTACAGACCAGCAGGAGCCCTGCCGCCTGCTCCTATCTGCACCCCCCTGGGACACGTGGCTCCAGGTGACAGCTGAGGGCAGGGCAGAACCCAACGTCAGCGTGACCTTCGATGCTGTTGCCTCCTTCACAG CGTGCCAGCCAGGGAGTCTGGGGCCCTTGGTCATCACCTATGCCAGCCTGAACCAGAGCCTCAATGCCTCATCGGCCTCCCTGTCCATGGGGCGAAGCCCTTGGCATCTTGGCAAGAGGACGGGTGTGGGCAGCAGCCCATTTTCCCCAGTCGGGGACTTCCGAAATGCCTCGGCCCTGAGCGGCTTCTGCCTCCTCAGTTACCCAGTGATTCGGGAGGAGCTGGATGTGTTTTCCGTGCGCTTCTGGCCTCTAAGCGGCTCTGGGATCACCGTGTGGTCCAGGCTGCCCACCCTGTTCCCAATCAATCTCAACACAGGCATGGACAGCGGCAGCACTTTCATCGTCAGCCTGAAGCTCAATACG ACTCTGGGTAGTAACGTTTCAGTGGTGGGTTGCTTGAGTGCCACCTCGCCTGTCCTCAGTCTCAATACCTCTCACAACTGCACTACAG CCTTTTTCGAAGGATACTCTTTGTACCTGTCTGACTCTTCTCGTGAGGCCATGCTTTCTGTCCCCTATCCAGAGACGGGCAATTGGTATCTCTCCTTACAGCTCATCTGCCCCAAGAACCTGAG TGAGTGTCAGCAGGTTCGAGCCAGTGTGGAGacttccttgtctctgtctccctgctTCAATGACTGTGGCCCTTATGGCCAGTGTAGACTACTCCGAAGACATGGATACCTTTATGCCAGCTGTACCTGCAAAGCCG GCTGGCAGGGCTGGAGCTGTACTGATGACTCCAAGGCCCAAACAGTGGCGCAGCAGAACCTGGCCACCCTGCTGCTCACCCTCAGCAACCTCATGTTCCTGCTCCCTGTCACTGTCGCTGTCTGCCGCCACTACCTGGTTGAAGCGTCTGTCTACAGCTACACCATGTTTTTCTCGACG TTCTATCATGCCTGTGACCAGCCTGGAGTGGCAGTGCTGTGCATCATGGACTATGACACGCTCCAGTACTGTGACTTCCTGGGCTCTGTGGTGTCCATCTGGGTTACAATCCTCTGCATGTCTCGAGTAAAGACTTTTGTGAAATAT GTGCTCTTTATCCTGGGGACCCTGATCATTGCAATGTCCCTGCAACTGGACCGGAGGGGCATCTGGAACATGATGGGCCCTTGCCTCTTCGCCCTCATTATCATGATCAGCATGTGG GTATACAGATGTATTCATCGACATCACTGTTATCCCACATCATGGAAGCGATGGGCCTTCTACCTCCTCCCTGGAATCTCTCTGGCATTTGTGGCCATTGCTATTTACACCTTCATGGGGACCAATGACAACTACTTTTACACACACAGCATCTGGCATGTGCTGATGGCCAGCAGTGTGGCTTTCCTTCTACCCCCTCGTGAAAAGAACATAGAACCCTGGGCCTGGTCACAGAAGCTCACCTGCCGCTACCAGCTCTGCAAGAACACCCAGGAGGAACTCTATGCAGTGACATGA
- the PGAP6 gene encoding post-GPI attachment to proteins factor 6 isoform X1, whose amino-acid sequence MGRAGVAAGPLAWLLFLSLTPSAAAAAAVPAANASGSGPDLIYSYEYFVQSPQKLAFYSWYGNTKLYHFRVPSDTMLLRWLLQAFKGPGSECTDVEITVHFRYGAPPVINPLGTKFPANTTVRPSFSIKLIHNNTIINVSNPAPGDWFIAAHLPRSPQKIEVKGVASPCTYIFQPDMLVLRLTDVTILEPNISLSQTLSGSQLRHFKVFIPKYTLDLQLELRSCVSNGSQVCPVHLVVGPNTLPQSFQKVFSCTDQQEPCRLLLSAPPWDTWLQVTAEGRAEPNVSVTFDAVASFTACQPGSLGPLVITYASLNQSLNASSASLSMGRSPWHLGKRTGVGSSPFSPVGDFRNASALSGFCLLSYPVIREELDVFSVRFWPLSGSGITVWSRLPTLFPINLNTGMDSGSTFIVSLKLNTTLGSNVSVVGCLSATSPVLSLNTSHNCTTAFFEGYSLYLSDSSREAMLSVPYPETGNWYLSLQLICPKNLSECQQVRASVETSLSLSPCFNDCGPYGQCRLLRRHGYLYASCTCKAGWQGWSCTDDSKAQTVAQQNLATLLLTLSNLMFLLPVTVAVCRHYLVEASVYSYTMFFSTFYHACDQPGVAVLCIMDYDTLQYCDFLGSVVSIWVTILCMSRVKTFVKYVLFILGTLIIAMSLQLDRRGIWNMMGPCLFALIIMISMWVYRCIHRHHCYPTSWKRWAFYLLPGISLAFVAIAIYTFMGTNDNYFYTHSIWHVLMASSVAFLLPPREKNIEPWAWSQKLTCRYQLCKNTQEELYAVT is encoded by the exons ACCTGATATATTCGTATGAGTACTTTGTCCAGAGCCCCCAGAAGCTGGCCTTCTACAGCTGGTATGGCAACACCAAGCTCTACCACTTCCGGGTGCCTTCTGACACAATGCTGCTCCGTTGGCTGCTACAGGCATTCAAGGGCCCAGGCTCTGAGTGCACAGATGTGGAGATCACCGT CCACTTCCGTTATGGTGCTCCTCCGGTCATCAACCCTCTGGGCACTAAGTTCCCAGCCAACACCACAGTCCGGCCCTCATTTTCTATAAAGTTAATTCACAACAACACTATCATCAATGTCTCCAACCCTGCGCCTGGCGACTGGTTCATCGCAGCCCATTTGCCCCGCTCACCCCAGAAAATAGAAGTAAAG GGCGTGGCCTCCCCCTGTACCTACATCTTCCAACCAGACATGCTGGTGCTCCGACTGACTGATGTTACCATTCTAGAGCCCAACATATCCCTCTCGCAGACCCTCTCTGGCTCCCAATTGAGACATTTCAA GGTCTTCATCCCAAAGTACACCTTAGACCTCCAACTGGAGCTGAGGAGCTGTGTGTCTAATGGGAGCCAGGTCTGTCCAGTACACCTCGTTGTTGGGCCCAACACCCTGCCCCAGTCCTTTCAGAAGGTCTTCAGCTGTACAGACCAGCAGGAGCCCTGCCGCCTGCTCCTATCTGCACCCCCCTGGGACACGTGGCTCCAGGTGACAGCTGAGGGCAGGGCAGAACCCAACGTCAGCGTGACCTTCGATGCTGTTGCCTCCTTCACAG CGTGCCAGCCAGGGAGTCTGGGGCCCTTGGTCATCACCTATGCCAGCCTGAACCAGAGCCTCAATGCCTCATCGGCCTCCCTGTCCATGGGGCGAAGCCCTTGGCATCTTGGCAAGAGGACGGGTGTGGGCAGCAGCCCATTTTCCCCAGTCGGGGACTTCCGAAATGCCTCGGCCCTGAGCGGCTTCTGCCTCCTCAGTTACCCAGTGATTCGGGAGGAGCTGGATGTGTTTTCCGTGCGCTTCTGGCCTCTAAGCGGCTCTGGGATCACCGTGTGGTCCAGGCTGCCCACCCTGTTCCCAATCAATCTCAACACAGGCATGGACAGCGGCAGCACTTTCATCGTCAGCCTGAAGCTCAATACG ACTCTGGGTAGTAACGTTTCAGTGGTGGGTTGCTTGAGTGCCACCTCGCCTGTCCTCAGTCTCAATACCTCTCACAACTGCACTACAG CCTTTTTCGAAGGATACTCTTTGTACCTGTCTGACTCTTCTCGTGAGGCCATGCTTTCTGTCCCCTATCCAGAGACGGGCAATTGGTATCTCTCCTTACAGCTCATCTGCCCCAAGAACCTGAG TGAGTGTCAGCAGGTTCGAGCCAGTGTGGAGacttccttgtctctgtctccctgctTCAATGACTGTGGCCCTTATGGCCAGTGTAGACTACTCCGAAGACATGGATACCTTTATGCCAGCTGTACCTGCAAAGCCG GCTGGCAGGGCTGGAGCTGTACTGATGACTCCAAGGCCCAAACAGTGGCGCAGCAGAACCTGGCCACCCTGCTGCTCACCCTCAGCAACCTCATGTTCCTGCTCCCTGTCACTGTCGCTGTCTGCCGCCACTACCTGGTTGAAGCGTCTGTCTACAGCTACACCATGTTTTTCTCGACG TTCTATCATGCCTGTGACCAGCCTGGAGTGGCAGTGCTGTGCATCATGGACTATGACACGCTCCAGTACTGTGACTTCCTGGGCTCTGTGGTGTCCATCTGGGTTACAATCCTCTGCATGTCTCGAGTAAAGACTTTTGTGAAATAT GTGCTCTTTATCCTGGGGACCCTGATCATTGCAATGTCCCTGCAACTGGACCGGAGGGGCATCTGGAACATGATGGGCCCTTGCCTCTTCGCCCTCATTATCATGATCAGCATGTGG GTATACAGATGTATTCATCGACATCACTGTTATCCCACATCATGGAAGCGATGGGCCTTCTACCTCCTCCCTGGAATCTCTCTGGCATTTGTGGCCATTGCTATTTACACCTTCATGGGGACCAATGACAACTACTTTTACACACACAGCATCTGGCATGTGCTGATGGCCAGCAGTGTGGCTTTCCTTCTACCCCCTCGTGAAAAGAACATAGAACCCTGGGCCTGGTCACAGAAGCTCACCTGCCGCTACCAGCTCTGCAAGAACACCCAGGAGGAACTCTATGCAGTGACATGA